In one window of Methanolobus mangrovi DNA:
- a CDS encoding HsdM family class I SAM-dependent methyltransferase, with translation MNILQYESKIWATADLLRGSGIKESEWPSYMMPFFALVMIESRLVRMFDDLKAEIGKEAFANIEKDDLYNMIKDQGQGYNIYIFEHDKILTDICKNDKSFDIDFDAYLNGFDGETKDLLGVDVTEGEKFLDIKGVVTKLKAKKVLFSYTKLWAEINLKPFNNSEITTLEEHIKRKWADISAETAGEQYTPDDVIALIAEIISSKIEESDKLLKIYDCTCGGGNMLFGVEDRINDKFKRLTQTYGQDWNDPLYALAKIESRFRPDSKIEHGNTLVEDKFYNEEFDVVVANPPYGVSWKGYQKDIENDKTGRFHFLPSVSDGQLLFMQHLISKLDSIGMGVVVHNGSSLFSGDAGSAESNIRKWMLDSDIVEAVIQLPTDEFFNTDIYTYLWVLNKNKQSQHKDKVMLIDASEKFKPLKKNKGSKRKEVDEVSRLEIVETLTKYLDSDYARVFDKEFFYFNKQAIMLTNVDEYGNSFESKLKKGKKSEKLTPTKLTNGEREMSEFVITSFDTTQYDSLDDVFAQDIKPFIASLNYKEQPLVITTATAQYWFDAEQESLIKETNGKKECLGCGKIVVKSAYKKANKKNPDRIEITVELTPDYQKDYELIPYHKDGAANQAEIADFMAKYITKPFAYLDNLVGVELNFNKIFYKPEKLDRVIDILEEIDALEMKLKELETGLSL, from the coding sequence ATGAACATTCTCCAATACGAATCAAAAATTTGGGCAACTGCAGATTTATTACGTGGCAGTGGAATTAAAGAATCAGAATGGCCGTCATACATGATGCCATTTTTTGCTCTTGTTATGATTGAAAGCCGTCTTGTTAGAATGTTTGATGATTTAAAAGCTGAAATTGGCAAAGAAGCATTTGCTAATATAGAAAAAGATGACCTATACAATATGATTAAAGATCAGGGACAGGGTTACAACATATACATTTTTGAACACGACAAAATCCTAACTGATATCTGTAAGAATGATAAATCATTTGATATTGATTTTGACGCTTATCTCAATGGTTTTGATGGCGAAACCAAAGATCTTCTTGGCGTGGATGTTACAGAAGGCGAAAAATTCCTCGATATCAAAGGTGTGGTCACCAAGCTCAAAGCCAAAAAAGTATTGTTTAGCTATACTAAATTATGGGCTGAGATTAACCTTAAACCTTTTAATAACTCCGAAATAACCACACTGGAAGAACACATCAAGCGTAAATGGGCAGATATTTCAGCAGAAACAGCTGGAGAACAATATACGCCAGATGATGTAATTGCACTTATTGCCGAGATTATTTCTTCAAAAATAGAAGAGTCAGACAAACTGCTTAAAATATACGACTGCACTTGTGGCGGCGGTAATATGCTGTTTGGGGTCGAAGATCGTATTAATGATAAATTCAAACGTCTTACCCAGACTTACGGTCAAGACTGGAACGATCCACTATATGCACTTGCTAAGATTGAAAGCCGTTTTCGACCTGATTCTAAAATTGAACATGGCAATACTCTAGTAGAGGACAAGTTCTACAATGAAGAATTTGACGTAGTTGTTGCAAATCCTCCTTATGGTGTGAGCTGGAAAGGATATCAAAAGGATATTGAAAACGACAAAACTGGAAGATTCCATTTTTTGCCATCTGTCTCCGATGGGCAGCTTTTATTCATGCAGCACCTTATTTCCAAGCTTGATTCAATCGGTATGGGAGTAGTGGTACACAACGGATCCAGCTTATTCAGTGGTGATGCTGGTTCAGCAGAAAGTAATATCCGCAAATGGATGCTTGATAGCGATATTGTGGAAGCAGTGATCCAGTTACCGACAGATGAGTTTTTTAACACTGATATTTACACTTACCTCTGGGTGCTGAATAAGAATAAACAGTCGCAGCACAAAGATAAAGTAATGCTGATTGATGCCAGTGAAAAATTCAAGCCATTGAAAAAGAATAAAGGTTCCAAGCGCAAAGAAGTGGATGAAGTCAGCCGTTTAGAGATTGTTGAAACACTTACAAAATACCTAGACAGTGATTACGCCCGTGTATTCGACAAGGAGTTTTTCTACTTCAACAAACAGGCCATCATGCTCACCAATGTAGATGAATATGGTAATAGCTTTGAATCGAAGTTAAAGAAAGGCAAGAAAAGTGAAAAGCTTACGCCAACAAAACTTACCAATGGTGAGCGCGAAATGAGCGAGTTTGTTATCACATCCTTTGATACAACTCAATACGATTCCTTGGATGATGTCTTTGCACAGGACATCAAGCCCTTTATTGCATCCCTGAATTACAAAGAACAGCCTCTTGTTATCACCACTGCTACGGCACAGTACTGGTTTGATGCTGAGCAAGAATCGCTGATTAAAGAAACAAATGGTAAAAAAGAGTGTCTGGGCTGTGGAAAAATAGTGGTAAAATCTGCTTATAAAAAAGCGAACAAAAAAAATCCAGATCGCATTGAAATCACCGTTGAGCTCACACCTGATTACCAGAAAGATTATGAACTTATTCCCTATCACAAGGACGGAGCTGCAAATCAAGCGGAGATTGCAGACTTTATGGCAAAATACATCACCAAACCATTTGCATACTTAGATAATCTGGTGGGTGTGGAACTGAATTTCAATAAGATATTTTACAAACCAGAAAAACTGGACAGAGTAATTGATATTTTGGAAGAGATTGATGCGCTTGAGATGAAGTTGAAGGAGTTAGAAACGGGGCTGTCATTATGA
- a CDS encoding restriction endonuclease subunit S — protein sequence MARYDAYKSTDSLWFNEVPVHWKNGRVKDFVDINALAKVPTDLNDDDLVEFVPMTNVNEDLGEIKQFNFVPINDVSSGYTKFRNGDVIFAKITPCMENGNCAIVSGLSHNIGFGSTEFMVFRTSSKLTQKYLHYFLYNELFRRNAEPFMKGTAGQKRISSHYMATHYFALPPLDEQKAIAAYLDTKTTQIDRKIDMLTQKVTQYSKLKQSLINETVTRGLDKTVVMKDSGIEWIGEVPEHWRSLRIHDCAVPTKNKNIGLQNKNLLSLSYGKIKKRNFNTSFGLLPASFETYQIVNNGNIILRLTDLQNDKKSLRVGLVTQKGIITSAYLCLKFKNWIDPVFSYYLLHLYDISKVFYWYGGGLRSTMKFDDIKVLPFLVPPLLEQKAIATYLNTKTSHIDSIVETINAQIEKLKDLRKTLINDVVTGKIKVV from the coding sequence ATGGCAAGATATGATGCTTACAAATCAACTGATTCTCTTTGGTTCAATGAAGTCCCTGTTCACTGGAAAAATGGAAGGGTTAAGGATTTTGTAGACATTAATGCTTTAGCAAAAGTACCAACTGATCTTAACGATGATGATTTAGTTGAATTTGTTCCCATGACAAATGTAAATGAGGACCTTGGGGAAATAAAACAATTCAACTTTGTTCCGATTAATGATGTTTCTAGTGGTTATACCAAATTTAGAAATGGGGATGTGATATTTGCAAAAATCACCCCCTGCATGGAAAATGGTAATTGTGCAATTGTGAGTGGTCTTTCGCATAATATTGGTTTTGGTAGTACTGAATTTATGGTATTTCGCACTTCAAGTAAACTGACACAAAAATATTTACATTACTTTCTATATAATGAACTTTTTAGAAGAAATGCTGAGCCATTCATGAAAGGCACTGCTGGGCAAAAACGAATCAGTAGTCATTACATGGCTACGCATTATTTTGCATTACCTCCTCTTGATGAACAAAAAGCCATTGCAGCTTACCTCGACACCAAAACCACACAGATTGATCGCAAAATAGACATGCTAACTCAAAAGGTCACCCAATATAGCAAGCTCAAACAATCTCTGATTAACGAAACTGTCACCCGTGGTTTAGATAAAACCGTGGTAATGAAAGATAGCGGAATTGAGTGGATTGGTGAAGTGCCAGAACATTGGCGTTCTCTTCGAATTCATGATTGTGCAGTACCAACTAAAAATAAAAATATAGGGTTGCAAAATAAAAACTTGCTTTCCTTGAGTTATGGCAAAATTAAGAAGAGAAATTTTAACACTAGCTTTGGTTTGCTACCTGCCTCTTTTGAAACATATCAAATAGTAAATAATGGAAACATTATTTTACGTTTAACTGATTTACAAAATGACAAAAAAAGTCTAAGAGTTGGACTGGTAACGCAAAAAGGTATTATCACCTCTGCATATCTCTGTTTAAAATTCAAGAATTGGATTGATCCTGTTTTTTCGTATTATCTCCTTCATCTATACGACATATCAAAAGTTTTTTATTGGTATGGAGGTGGATTGAGATCAACAATGAAATTTGATGATATAAAGGTGCTACCTTTTTTAGTTCCACCTCTTCTCGAACAAAAAGCAATAGCCACCTATCTCAATACAAAAACATCTCACATTGACTCCATTGTTGAAACTATCAATGCCCAGATAGAAAAACTTAAAGATCTGCGCAAAACATTGATTAACGACGTTGTGACCGGCAAAATTAAAGTTGTATAA
- a CDS encoding DEAD/DEAH box helicase family protein, producing MNELHLQDKFLIPFIRDELGYREVKANTVTSSLIIEEDLQEFISQTELNKKPYETLLKKYSGDKDKLLKDLIELIQERSSSSRNMALFINANKSITMKGIKLHLFYTSDSVIHNNVLFDENIFSVVQELPYKYSYNDKQIFSFRPDIVLFVNGIYLGYSELKSNYTSQNARKNGRGKVIKDYFEAIRIYHKHFDSNDMLSEKEKDFYRKDFLKIFEKAIHITTTDIGETYVIRTIIDYFDEMLTTCREGKFDREEIEKKANRVFKPYPLLKPDAEKKDKLKELFTVLYGKDFIEKEILYYNFIERDVYTTKKGKELKSESGKLISPRPKQKFGTDKIMAKIDEFLAHEQEDDYFEKILEKQLIGVSETKKKELLRKRRAYSNNKNVYSLLMQYAAGFGKSNIIGWSALQLKDLRHADEYVYDKIMIVVDRLQLRSQIDSLMLNMNIDNRMYVEARNKKTFQEALESDTRLVIVNLQKFGSVREMLDDEVLQKLAGMRIVFLIDEIHRSNSGDQHEEMISIFDELQSPFDNNVQYSHMRKKKNLIIGFTATPDDHTLARFGEFSGYAESEKLWRPFDSYTMKEAIEDGYILNPLKNIVPVASKMLFDLPVNQLKGFTEKEYKDAQKKQIYENRDRIDAIAKYVADLLVKDVYRQIRGTGKAMLAVYSIKAAIAYKQAVTKYFNILIQEPKYAKYSEAPIHIVYSRNQDEQRASVLNDDLSEEKVMQNFALKKNGLIIVVAKLQTGFDEKKLHTLFLDKEIKGISAIQTISRVNRTTKYKNDCKIVDFSYNNVNVQNIKDAFEHYSNVVVSDFDPFGDKKILDILYVELKKSDIFGKFFSRFMAIYNDKTKRDDPESYLDFESSLEKYIEVNPKRTADTKAKGSQYFTILNRIEYVIELDKKYCEPSFLFFWRKFNTLYNMMHRSDAIKDPIEVYFDNQIGIIEVETEDRNEKEKKPTQVATGKEPKGDYQFDILAIIAARNEHEAKTALLIQDFESKIENFFEYVRNENDGKRLIVKINSNSSESEIYEDFAKIYRRYKALNRQKVGDYFFQEMDDLVNKLCDDFQFKISKSSSS from the coding sequence ATGAATGAACTTCACCTGCAAGATAAGTTTTTAATTCCATTTATTAGAGATGAGCTTGGTTACCGCGAAGTAAAAGCCAATACAGTAACAAGCTCATTGATTATAGAAGAGGACTTGCAGGAGTTTATTTCTCAAACCGAGCTAAATAAAAAACCTTATGAAACCTTGCTGAAAAAATATAGTGGTGACAAAGACAAACTGTTGAAAGACCTGATTGAACTCATCCAGGAACGTAGCAGCAGTAGCCGTAATATGGCACTGTTCATTAATGCTAACAAGTCTATTACCATGAAGGGCATTAAACTACACCTATTTTACACAAGTGACAGCGTAATTCATAACAATGTACTGTTTGATGAGAATATCTTTTCAGTGGTGCAGGAACTGCCCTATAAGTATAGTTATAACGACAAGCAGATATTTTCTTTCCGACCAGATATTGTGTTATTTGTGAATGGAATTTATCTGGGGTATAGTGAATTAAAGTCCAATTACACAAGTCAAAATGCTCGTAAAAATGGACGTGGAAAGGTAATTAAAGATTACTTTGAGGCAATTAGAATCTATCATAAGCATTTTGATAGTAATGATATGTTGAGTGAAAAAGAGAAAGATTTCTATCGCAAAGATTTCTTGAAGATATTTGAAAAAGCAATTCATATCACCACTACAGACATCGGTGAAACTTATGTTATTCGTACTATCATAGATTATTTCGATGAAATGCTTACCACTTGTCGTGAAGGCAAGTTTGATCGTGAAGAGATTGAGAAAAAAGCTAATCGTGTGTTTAAGCCATATCCATTGCTCAAACCCGATGCCGAAAAGAAAGACAAATTGAAAGAATTATTTACTGTGCTATATGGCAAAGATTTCATTGAAAAAGAAATTCTATATTATAATTTTATTGAACGTGATGTCTATACCACTAAAAAAGGCAAAGAATTAAAAAGCGAGTCAGGAAAGCTGATTTCACCCCGACCCAAACAAAAGTTTGGTACGGATAAGATCATGGCAAAAATTGATGAGTTTTTGGCACACGAGCAAGAAGACGATTATTTTGAAAAAATACTAGAAAAACAGCTTATTGGTGTATCTGAAACCAAGAAAAAAGAGTTGCTGAGAAAACGCAGAGCTTATTCTAATAATAAAAATGTATATTCCTTGTTAATGCAGTATGCAGCAGGCTTTGGTAAGTCCAATATTATTGGATGGTCTGCTTTACAGCTTAAAGATTTACGGCACGCTGATGAGTATGTATACGACAAAATCATGATTGTGGTGGATCGTTTACAATTGCGCAGTCAAATTGATTCTTTAATGCTCAACATGAATATCGACAACCGTATGTATGTTGAAGCCCGCAACAAAAAAACTTTCCAAGAAGCACTTGAATCCGATACGCGTTTAGTGATTGTGAATTTGCAAAAGTTTGGTTCTGTACGCGAGATGCTGGATGATGAAGTGTTGCAAAAACTTGCCGGAATGCGAATTGTGTTTTTGATTGATGAAATTCACCGATCCAACAGCGGTGACCAGCATGAAGAAATGATCAGTATCTTCGATGAGTTACAATCGCCATTTGATAACAATGTACAGTATTCTCATATGCGAAAAAAGAAGAATCTAATCATCGGTTTTACTGCCACGCCAGATGATCATACGCTTGCTAGATTTGGAGAATTCAGCGGTTATGCAGAAAGTGAAAAACTGTGGAGACCATTTGATTCATACACCATGAAAGAAGCGATTGAAGATGGATATATACTCAACCCATTAAAAAATATCGTGCCTGTGGCCTCCAAGATGTTGTTCGATTTACCTGTAAATCAGTTAAAAGGTTTTACTGAAAAAGAATACAAAGATGCCCAGAAAAAACAGATTTATGAAAACCGTGATCGCATTGATGCAATTGCTAAATATGTGGCTGACCTGTTGGTAAAAGATGTCTATCGCCAAATACGCGGAACAGGCAAGGCGATGCTTGCCGTATATTCAATTAAAGCTGCGATTGCTTATAAACAGGCGGTGACCAAATATTTTAATATTCTAATTCAAGAACCAAAATATGCAAAGTACTCTGAGGCACCGATTCACATTGTATATTCCAGAAATCAAGACGAGCAAAGAGCAAGTGTTCTTAACGATGATTTGAGTGAAGAAAAGGTAATGCAAAATTTTGCACTTAAAAAAAATGGATTAATAATTGTGGTGGCTAAATTACAAACCGGTTTTGATGAGAAAAAGCTGCACACGCTGTTTTTAGATAAAGAAATTAAAGGCATTAGTGCGATTCAAACTATTTCCCGCGTTAATCGTACAACCAAATACAAAAACGATTGCAAGATTGTTGATTTTTCTTATAACAATGTGAATGTTCAGAATATCAAAGATGCTTTTGAACATTATTCCAATGTTGTTGTCAGTGACTTTGATCCCTTTGGCGATAAAAAAATACTGGATATCTTATATGTAGAACTAAAAAAGTCAGACATATTTGGTAAGTTCTTTAGTAGATTTATGGCGATTTACAATGATAAAACTAAGCGAGATGATCCAGAAAGTTATCTGGATTTTGAAAGCAGTTTAGAAAAGTACATTGAAGTAAATCCCAAGCGCACCGCCGACACAAAAGCCAAGGGATCACAGTATTTTACAATCTTAAATCGCATTGAATATGTGATTGAATTGGATAAAAAATACTGTGAACCGAGTTTTTTATTCTTTTGGCGCAAGTTCAACACTTTGTATAATATGATGCATCGCAGTGATGCTATAAAAGATCCGATTGAAGTTTATTTTGATAATCAGATTGGTATTATTGAAGTTGAAACTGAAGATAGAAATGAAAAGGAAAAGAAACCCACTCAAGTAGCAACCGGCAAAGAACCAAAGGGTGATTATCAATTTGATATCCTTGCAATCATTGCTGCACGTAACGAACATGAGGCTAAAACAGCCTTGCTTATTCAAGACTTTGAATCTAAAATTGAGAACTTTTTTGAATATGTACGGAATGAGAATGACGGTAAGCGCTTGATTGTAAAAATTAACTCTAATTCATCAGAGTCGGAAATATATGAGGACTTTGCCAAAATATATAGACGATACAAAGCACTTAATCGTCAGAAAGTTGGGGATTATTTCTTCCAAGAAATGGATGATTTGGTAAATAAACTGTGTGACGATTTTCAGTTTAAAATATCTAAAAGTTCTTCAAGTTAA
- a CDS encoding DUF4145 domain-containing protein, whose amino-acid sequence MTKIEDLNKKVDELCTEAKEIMDIITKKDTTFLDLMYSYQKWYTESMYVIKQVIPDRLPEFKAQYESPKNIHKAEALNVLTYSINDYFRNINVTKNGEQMFNPKEVVLSKFLIQATILTSAREGLKSSLFDIQGMLQAEIHDNEISKARELYKNDYLRSAGVICGVVLEGHLNNICTLKQIKMKKRTPTLADYNDALKNENIIDLTNWRWIQRLGDIRNLCAHKKEREPTKDEVQELIDGVDKAIKIIY is encoded by the coding sequence ATGACTAAAATAGAGGATTTGAACAAAAAAGTTGATGAATTATGTACAGAAGCAAAAGAAATTATGGATATCATAACTAAAAAGGATACCACATTTCTTGATTTAATGTATTCTTACCAAAAATGGTACACTGAATCTATGTATGTCATCAAACAAGTAATACCTGATAGGCTACCAGAATTTAAAGCTCAATATGAATCACCTAAGAATATACACAAAGCAGAAGCACTAAATGTTCTTACTTACTCAATTAATGATTATTTTAGAAACATTAATGTGACAAAAAATGGGGAACAAATGTTTAATCCCAAAGAGGTTGTACTAAGTAAATTTTTAATACAAGCTACAATTTTGACATCTGCACGAGAAGGATTGAAATCTTCATTATTTGATATTCAGGGTATGTTACAAGCTGAAATACATGATAATGAAATATCTAAAGCAAGAGAGCTTTATAAAAATGATTACTTAAGGTCTGCAGGAGTAATTTGTGGTGTTGTTTTAGAAGGTCACTTAAACAATATATGTACATTAAAACAGATAAAAATGAAAAAAAGAACCCCTACATTAGCAGATTATAATGATGCTCTTAAAAATGAAAATATCATAGATTTAACAAATTGGAGATGGATTCAAAGACTAGGAGATATCAGAAATCTATGTGCTCATAAAAAGGAAAGAGAACCAACTAAAGATGAAGTTCAAGAACTAATAGATGGAGTAGACAAAGCAATAAAAATTATCTATTGA
- a CDS encoding GNAT family N-acetyltransferase: MKLKWNKNNIIFSYCTEADLKDIASMLSKKSVCKYLFFGPNTEEATMAYFSPLISSIDDSLKDDKIPDFHVFTIREKDTDTFIGQCALIPVEFTNGNYLIGYQIDDSQWRKGYGNAACEFLVYYAFDVIDAFRITGDCVEGNIGSEKTMIKAGFQPEGRQRKYWLNDGKWHDRLLFALMKDDVSEQRMKILRETYI; the protein is encoded by the coding sequence ATGAAGCTAAAATGGAACAAGAACAATATTATTTTTAGTTATTGTACAGAAGCAGATTTAAAAGATATAGCCTCAATGCTTTCAAAAAAGAGTGTCTGCAAATATTTGTTTTTCGGACCAAATACAGAAGAAGCTACGATGGCATATTTTTCGCCATTGATCAGTTCAATAGACGATTCCTTAAAGGATGATAAAATTCCGGATTTCCATGTATTCACCATCAGGGAAAAAGATACAGACACTTTTATAGGGCAATGCGCATTGATTCCAGTAGAATTCACGAACGGAAATTATCTTATTGGATATCAGATTGATGATAGTCAATGGAGAAAAGGATATGGAAATGCTGCTTGTGAATTTTTGGTATATTATGCTTTTGATGTCATCGATGCATTCAGGATTACCGGGGATTGTGTAGAAGGAAACATAGGTTCTGAAAAAACAATGATCAAAGCAGGTTTTCAGCCAGAAGGACGACAAAGAAAATATTGGTTAAATGATGGCAAATGGCATGACAGACTACTTTTCGCTTTAATGAAAGACGATGTTTCTGAACAAAGAATGAAAATATTGAGGGAGACGTATATATAA
- a CDS encoding GNAT family N-acetyltransferase — protein MIKMKEDVHIREAKESDFDDVMRVEKEAFGYEKEAILVSELLEDKSAAPVLSLLAFKNDEAVGHILFTKATLNGKTSPLIYLLAPLAVKPQHQKQGIGGMLINEGLKKLKEIGAGMVFVLGHESYYPKYGFKQNAGSLGFDAPYPIPEEHAGAWMIYPLNPESSDEVKGRVICADALNKPEHWRE, from the coding sequence ATGATAAAAATGAAAGAAGATGTTCATATTAGGGAAGCAAAAGAATCTGATTTTGATGATGTAATGCGCGTAGAAAAAGAAGCATTCGGTTATGAGAAGGAGGCAATCTTAGTATCTGAACTTCTTGAAGACAAAAGCGCAGCACCGGTTTTATCATTGTTGGCTTTCAAGAACGATGAAGCAGTTGGACATATTTTATTTACAAAAGCAACTTTAAATGGAAAAACATCTCCGTTAATTTACCTTCTTGCACCTCTTGCAGTAAAACCACAACATCAAAAACAAGGAATAGGTGGAATGTTAATCAATGAAGGTTTGAAGAAATTGAAAGAAATTGGCGCTGGAATGGTATTTGTTCTCGGACATGAAAGTTATTATCCAAAGTATGGATTTAAGCAGAATGCCGGAAGTTTGGGTTTTGATGCACCTTATCCAATTCCAGAAGAACACGCAGGTGCATGGATGATCTATCCTTTAAACCCAGAATCTAGTGATGAAGTTAAGGGCAGGGTTATTTGTGCTGATGCTTTGAATAAGCCGGAGCATTGGAGGGAGTGA
- a CDS encoding (2Fe-2S) ferredoxin domain-containing protein, with protein sequence MQKPENHIFICASTRLNGKVQGACKNKDSHDLVAMFTEAVMDRDMEGEVMVTATGCVGLCEKGPIVMIYPQQAWYGEVTEDDIDDILDALAEGSVVERLSI encoded by the coding sequence ATGCAAAAACCAGAAAATCATATATTTATTTGTGCAAGCACAAGACTGAACGGAAAAGTACAGGGCGCATGCAAGAACAAGGACTCACATGATTTGGTAGCAATGTTTACCGAAGCAGTAATGGACAGGGATATGGAAGGTGAAGTGATGGTTACTGCAACCGGATGTGTAGGTCTGTGCGAGAAAGGACCAATAGTAATGATCTATCCTCAGCAGGCATGGTATGGCGAAGTAACTGAAGATGATATTGATGATATACTCGATGCATTAGCTGAAGGTTCAGTCGTAGAAAGATTAAGCATCTAA
- the hcp gene encoding hydroxylamine reductase codes for MFCYQCEETMNGEGCTKNGMCGKKGEVADLQDDLIYVLKSIAFYNQKARKANISENGTDDFMLDALFSTITNTDFRASGIQDRIDRGFKLQSEIKQKLMDNNSLDVNDLPEIATLSPENLKDRDTGILATENEDIRSLRELLIFGIKGIAAYAHHAMMLGNTNKKVNSFIEEGLVATTDDSLTDKDLTSLVLKCGEKGFDVMADLDRVNTATFGNPEPTQVNIGTRDNPGILVSGHDLKDLKQLLDQTEGTGVDIYTHGEMLPANSYPEFKKYEHLVGNYGGSWWHQKQEFESFNGPILLTSNCIIPPRESYIGRLYTTGSVGYDGATHIVAKDGQKDFSELIEQAKSCEPPVQLEEGSIMGGFAYNSVLSNADKIVDAVKAGKIKKFIVMAGCDGRHKDRQYYTDFAEALPRDTVILTAGCAKYRYNKLNLGDIDGIPRVLDAGQCNDSFSLIVIAQGLMARLGFTDVNEAPISYNIAWYEQKAVLVLLTLLRLEIQNITLGPKLPAFVSPNVLKVLVDKFNITPNTTVEEDMERLLK; via the coding sequence ATGTTCTGCTACCAATGTGAAGAAACAATGAACGGGGAAGGCTGCACAAAAAACGGTATGTGCGGTAAGAAAGGGGAGGTTGCAGACCTTCAGGATGATCTCATCTATGTGCTTAAGAGTATTGCATTCTACAACCAGAAAGCAAGAAAAGCAAATATTTCCGAAAATGGCACTGATGATTTTATGCTTGATGCACTGTTCTCAACAATAACGAATACCGATTTCAGGGCGAGTGGAATTCAGGACCGTATCGACAGAGGATTCAAGCTTCAAAGTGAGATCAAGCAGAAACTTATGGATAACAATTCACTTGATGTGAACGATCTACCCGAAATCGCAACTTTGAGCCCGGAAAACCTCAAGGACAGGGATACCGGCATACTTGCAACAGAGAACGAAGATATCCGCTCATTAAGAGAACTGTTGATCTTTGGTATCAAGGGAATTGCAGCATATGCACACCATGCTATGATGCTTGGAAATACCAATAAAAAAGTTAATTCATTTATAGAAGAAGGCCTTGTGGCAACCACAGATGACAGCCTGACCGATAAGGATCTCACCTCATTGGTCCTGAAATGTGGGGAAAAGGGTTTTGATGTAATGGCAGACCTTGACAGGGTAAATACCGCTACATTCGGAAATCCGGAGCCTACACAGGTCAATATTGGAACAAGGGACAATCCGGGAATTCTGGTAAGCGGTCATGACCTGAAAGACCTGAAACAACTATTGGATCAGACAGAGGGAACCGGTGTTGACATCTATACTCATGGTGAGATGCTGCCTGCAAATTCATATCCTGAATTTAAGAAGTACGAACATCTGGTAGGCAACTATGGCGGTTCATGGTGGCATCAGAAGCAGGAATTCGAGAGTTTCAACGGACCAATATTACTGACAAGCAATTGCATAATCCCTCCAAGGGAGAGCTACATTGGCAGGTTATACACCACAGGTTCCGTAGGCTATGACGGTGCAACACATATTGTAGCTAAAGATGGCCAGAAAGATTTCTCGGAACTCATCGAGCAGGCGAAAAGCTGTGAACCTCCGGTACAACTGGAAGAAGGTAGTATCATGGGTGGGTTTGCTTACAATTCTGTATTATCCAATGCAGATAAGATAGTCGATGCTGTCAAAGCAGGCAAGATAAAGAAGTTCATTGTCATGGCAGGTTGTGACGGACGTCACAAGGACAGGCAGTACTACACAGATTTTGCAGAGGCATTACCCAGGGATACTGTCATACTTACCGCCGGATGTGCGAAATATCGCTACAATAAGCTTAACCTTGGAGACATTGATGGAATTCCAAGAGTACTGGATGCAGGACAGTGTAATGATTCGTTTTCGCTTATCGTTATTGCACAGGGACTTATGGCAAGACTTGGATTTACAGATGTTAACGAGGCACCGATCTCGTACAATATCGCATGGTACGAGCAAAAGGCAGTCCTTGTGTTGCTTACCTTACTGAGGCTTGAAATACAGAATATTACCCTTGGTCCAAAACTACCGGCATTTGTTTCACCAAATGTCCTCAAGGTACTGGTGGATAAGTTCAACATTACACCGAACACCACCGTAGAAGAGGACATGGAGAGGCTCTTAAAATAA
- a CDS encoding META domain-containing protein, translating into MLIKTEPASRSVVPDSKSYTIVFNSDETSPIKADCNVGNGSYTLERSNLILSSGPMTLAYCATDSLDTQYLSLLSNVTTVSIDNGKLVLGIGENGYKMLFVKRNT; encoded by the coding sequence GTGCTTATTAAAACAGAACCTGCCAGTCGATCCGTAGTTCCTGATTCGAAGAGCTATACAATTGTCTTCAACTCGGATGAAACATCCCCAATTAAAGCAGACTGCAACGTTGGAAATGGAAGCTACACACTGGAAAGAAGCAACCTTATTTTATCATCAGGACCAATGACACTTGCTTACTGTGCTACCGATTCGCTGGATACTCAATATCTTTCCTTATTGAGCAATGTAACAACTGTTTCAATTGACAATGGCAAGCTTGTTCTTGGTATAGGGGAGAATGGCTACAAAATGCTATTTGTTAAAAGAAACACTTGA